A portion of the Drosophila innubila isolate TH190305 chromosome 3L unlocalized genomic scaffold, UK_Dinn_1.0 0_D_3L, whole genome shotgun sequence genome contains these proteins:
- the LOC117787185 gene encoding uncharacterized protein LOC117787185, with amino-acid sequence MLQLVLLLLGIGVLGCQADCNVCALPSSVACVSDTQFKFCNNNVLVDPVNSCPSGTYCTGSAAICQEDTSLKACTGCVQCNDQKSFACLGVRTFALCLGTSVPSAITGSCAPNYVCNKDNINICGSASMGSQATCPLVDDELLTTLSPNANVTADVYCRYVQKAGRFPYGMNATTTCRQYIYCFLSNSVWYGALYTCPGSTYFQSSTQLCNTTIPAYCTSTVRSLSLKTLRLF; translated from the exons ATGTTACAAttggtgctgttgctgctgggaaTTGGAGTCCTTGGCTGCCAGGCGGATTGCAATGTCTGTGCCTTACCTTCAAGCGTAGCCTGTGTTTCGGATACCCAATTTAAGTTCTGCAATAATAATGTTCTCGTTGATCCAGTCAACAGCTGCCCTAGTGGAACTTATTGCACTGGAAGCGCTGCAATTTGCCAGGAAGACACCTCGCTGAAAGCTTGTACCGGTTGCGTACAGTGCAATGATCAGAAGAGCTTTGCCTGCCTTGGGGTCCGCACATTCGCCTTGTGTCTGGGCACCAGCGTTCCATCTGCAATCACTGGCAGTTGTGCTCCAAATTATGTCTGTAATAAGGATAATATCAACATTTGCGGATCGGCGTCGATGGGAAGTCAAGCTACATGTCCGCTGGTGGATGACGAATTGTTAACAACACTTTCTCCCAATGCAAATGTCACTGCCGATGTGTACTGCAGATACGTACAGAAAGCCGGACGTTTTCCGTACGGGATGAACGCGACCACCACATGCAGACA GTACATTTATTGCTTCTTGAGCAACAGTGTATGGTATGGCGCACTCTACACTTGTCCCGGCTCGACATATTTCCAATCCTCAACACAACTGTGCAACACCACCATCCCAGCTTATTGCACCTCAACTGTGCGCTCCTTAAGCTTGA